Part of the Oreochromis aureus strain Israel breed Guangdong linkage group 20, ZZ_aureus, whole genome shotgun sequence genome, CCCAAAGGGATGGATGGTGATACACTTAGGCTGTGGTGTAGAAAAGATGCATAACTGGTCCCAAGACAATGTCCCCTACACCACTGCAGGACCATCACCACCAGCTGAACTgatgatacaaggcaggatgctttcatgttgtttaaggCAAATTTTGacataaacaacaacagtaCACCTGCCAACATTTGTCCAGGTTTtccacagtttcctgtttctgtcatTGTTAGCTGACATATGTGGCACCTGGtgcggtcttctgctgctgtagaccATCTGCTTCAAGATTCAATGCACTTTCCATTCAGGTGTTTTGTGCATGCCTTGGTTGTAAAGAGTGGTTATTTGCCTAACTACAGAAAACTGCAGCTCATTGgatagtttctctttttctgatcAATCTCTAAAATCCCTAGAAATGGTTATGTTGGAAAATCCATGAAAATCAGCAGTTCTCTGAAATACCATCAACAACCATGCTACATTCAGAGTGGCTTTCCCCCCCATTCTGACACTTAAGGAGAATATCTTGACCATCTTCTGTACATGCCTAAGTTGCGTTGCTGCTATGTGATTAACTTATTAGATAATTGCAGAaagtatacctaataaagttaCCAGCGAGTTTTAATGATAAGATACTTGAAGATGTcatgaacatgtttaaaaactccaagcaatgaaataaaacacatttttgtatcATCCATATTGGTTCCATATTCAGACTTAAaggcacaggagcaccacaaaCTCAGAAGAATGACTTCCCACTGGGGGaaatcttttttattattattgtcccACATGAATGCACAATATATTTGGGCTTTTCTTTATATCCGtgaattttctttattttctttatttaattttattttttaatctaacTTTCTGCAAGAAAGCAACTAAATTCTAAAGTCTTCCTTTGAAGATATCAGCATGGTCACAGTGGTtcaattttccttttttgtgcacCACTGTGTGCAATCTAACACAAATATCAGCACCATTTCCACATAAAGAAAGCTGACAATACATTGCAGCACAACAGTGGACATCAGTACTGTTTCAAACAATGGAAGCATAGAGGATATTAGATGTGATCACATGTGGGTAAAAAAATATTAGTGTCCCGAGTTACTTAAAAGTACAAGAGATGTGAATTCAAATTAAAGTGTGCACAAACTTGAACAGCATGCGTCATGAATACGATGAGAAACTGAAAAAGAGACTGACATACAGCAGTGAGAAGCGAGACGTTACCTAAGTTGTTGCTGAAGCTTCAATGAGCTgtgaacaacacaaacaaccaAGCCAATGGTGATAAGGTTCAAAAGTTGATCAAACatgtttgttatgttttattAGAAACATGGCTTGTCTAGAGGGATAAAGCACTTAGCCTGCTAACCTGTTAAATGTGAATTTGTCAAAAATTGCATGCAGATCAAGATTATTTTAACCAATCCAACAAGTAATTTACTGAATGTGTGTCCTCGCTTGGCAGGTGAGCCAACATAGGAGCAAATTCCAATCAAAACGGATTGTTTTAAACTTTTGAAGGATGAATCGGTACTCCTCCTGGTGACTTACAATCCCCATTCTTTTACTTTACTCTTACCTCTACATCAATCTCCGGCTTTACGATGACAGGACACACAGGCGTAGGCCGGAGAAGTCCCGGACGAGCCTCGGAGGTCCCTGCTTCTTCTGTTATTGTAAAACAGATGAAGACGTTATGAGAATGTGTTTAATAAGTTACGTtaatcacaaaaaataaaagatgcatTTTTTTAGCCTGGGTAAATACCTCTGTGACTCTTGGGTAAGTCTACCTGGCGGTAAGGACATTTACCTAACAATGATATATGTTGCCACTGAGCTGGATTGTGGCAAATGTAGGAACTGACATGTTTGTGACTTTTTCCTCTGCTCTCTAGTGCAATTTATATTATAGTGTGCCCACTTATATAATCAATAATTTAAGGGAATTAAATGAAACTCATCTTTAGAACATTACGTGTGAAAATCACAGTAGAAAGGTCTGTTTCTGaatcttcctcccctcacactCAACCAGTcatagcagatggctgcccctcactgagcctggttcaTTCAGTTTGGTTCTGTTAAAAgggggtttttccttcccactgccgccaaatgtttgctcataggcagtcgtctgattgttggtgctttctctgtattattgcgGGGCTTTAACCTTACAATAATGAGTGCcgtgaggcaactgttgttgggatttggcacaataaaaataataactgaactgaactgaacagtCTCGTGCTTGTGACAGCATGGAAACATTGATGCTGTCCCCAGTGTTAACTAGCTGCACACTTCTATTGATTGGTGGATTTAGActgtagaaagaaaatatttctgGCATGAAACTGCTCACAAAATGTTCgtggatttttttcttcagtaacTAGGTCATGATTTATTGAAAGAGACATTGCTGCTGagtttttcaattttatttgtgagcaGAAAGCATTTTCCATTTAGTCCTATTTTATCTAAGAGAAGGTAAACATTTTATCAACCCACATCTCCAAATGTGGGCAATAACTGCCAAAGCAATCTATATAGATAAACAGTTCAAATTTGAGCTGGAGTGAACTTGTGATATCGCCACTATGACAAAGGATAGTCTTATATCTATTTTAACCCATTTTAATAGTCCTTACACTTTATAAAAGTATAGTAAAAAATCTCCACataaatttaaatcatataatcaCGTAAGAATACAGCATATGTTAGATTTtaggttttatttctttttgcctTACTAGTGAGTGTGTACAAATGTATTCATTCTGTACCTTCTTCCTTTTCCAGCTCATCCTCTGACTCATTGTTCATACTGAAAGAGATGAGAGAAATTTGGGTTATAAGAAATACATGAAGACGTGACAAAACCATTGAGTAGTGTACACTTTAGAtgcaaatgtaaatgtgtttattattgtatacacacacaaagcaacACTGCACAGAGGCTTTGTCTGCCAAGACACAAACAATGTAATTGTACATAGTAAAAATATATAGTGTAAGAAGGAGTTTGTAGTCACTTTTATTCTGACTGAAGCATAAGTAGATTCCATACGCTGGGTCAGACCTTACtatttttgtgttattaatatttaaagatCATTTTGAGCTATAAATGCTAAATATTTATATGCACCATCATCAACACCTGCTCTGGACAATAACACTTGTTCATTGTTAATGCGGTTAAGCTGCTAACGTGTTGAGGTACCCTTTTTTCATTGAACACAGGCTATCTCTTTGTATTATATTGCTCGTTTTGTATAGTTCCTGCACTCCTGGACTAGATGAGCATTTCATTAACAAGGACGGCAGGATAGAAATTGGAATTTCGTTCACCAATGGTAAGTACAAGCACAAGCCAATCCATTAAAAGTCATATTCAATATCAAAGCTGATGTATCAAATATAATTCTGGTGATCGAAATTACGGGAGAAGGAATTGAACTAAGTAGAATAAATGTATATTAGTTCATTGCATAATCCATGCCTATCTGACACTAATGAAAAGTGATCAAAATCATGACATAGAAAGGGTCTCTGAAGACTGTTCTCGCTCGAGATTAGGGGGATGCAACATTGCCAAGAGTCCAGCAAAGGGTgccaaaagaaataaaaggtcAAGACATGTGATGAGCATGTGACAAGAGCTACAGAAGCTGTTTGTTCCCCGTATCCAATTTTATCTGAGAGAGGCTGATTTATAATCCAAAAAAGATTTGATACACATTCTTGCTGAATTGATGACCTAAATTTGGTAATTTGGGAAACTCCAAGcactttatttgtttgttttatttgtttgttttttaggctTTTGAATAAATTAACGCTAGCACCATGCCCTCATGAATAGCAAGCTAAATAAATCCTTTGGAACttttggaaaaaataaacaagcagacaTTAAAAGAGATTTattccagctccatatttttattcttgcacTCTGCTAGAGTAGCTTTCCATCATTCTGGGACTTGGTGAAGCTTCTTCCGCTATCTAAAACAAGCTCTTCAATCTTCTCCTTCTTTAAGCCAAGTTTATTATGATTGGATAACCCTTTGAGACAGAAGGTGTGAATGGCAAGTGGGTCAAAAATCATACAGATCCAAAACTAATTCAGAAATACTGACTAAAAGTCTGTCCTTTATACCTGTCTGAAAACTGCTTCGTATACTTGGTTCATATGGATTACTACCAAAAATGTAAAACTCTGGCTACTGTAACAGTGTTATGAgcaaaaataaggaaaatatttCCCTTTAATCTTTCCATTATTCATTTAAAGATTTGAAAAGTAACTCTGAGAGATTCATCTGGCCCAAGAAGACACCTCAGTCACGTGTCTAGTCCAAACCCCGATCTTAACCTGACAGAATAAATAGTGCTTGATCTGTTTGTGTGGGTAGGTGTTGTACATTAAAGACTAATGTAGATAGAGTAATAGAGCAGATTCTGTTAGCACTACTTAAGGGCCGATCTTCAGATATGACACTGTTTGACTCGGGTCAAGACAAAAGCTCGACTAATTCAGCCCCAAactgaacaaaataaaactcgAGCAAATCTCAGCAACTCGTAGTGCTCAAGGCAGATGACACTGAATCAAAAGGACATCACTACTCCACACAGGTGTTTAATATTTGATATCTTTTACTTCAGGTGGAAATGTAGTTAATTTCAACAGTATGTAATAAATTTGCATGTCTAGACTTGTTTTATCCCATAATAACCTTTCATCTTACTGGCTGCCTTGTTAATATGTTAAAAATCCAATTATCAGCTGACTTCAAAGCACTTAATCAACCTGTAGTGGCTGTTATGGTGGGAGATTGATACAGATTCTGCTCCCAAACCAATTTCTTTTCAATCAGTGACTCATCCATCCCTAACAACCCATCTGGTGCCTTCCTTCCTCCAAACAGCTGCAGTGGATACCTACATGACAACTACATCACTTTATAGTCAGCTTACTGCTTTTACACGTTCTCGCAAGCTTGGGCAACACAAGCAACTATCTTGCTTCACCATCGCTGCACATTGTGAGATTTAGCACACACTTTCATGTTAATATTACAGTAAATCAGGGGATTAGCTGAGTTTAATGGAGTAGCGAATGAAGCAAAAAGGGTCTGTGTGCCAGCCCTTAATTACAAAGGGAGAGGAGCCAATCGGTTCCTTTGAAATGGTTTTGCTCCCCTGATGACTCCAATAGAAAAGGTCAGAGGTAAATTTTAGTGCAGGGAAACGCCACGGCTGAAAACGACACCTGCCCTTTGCCTATTTTGAATGCCTCAGACACTGCTGGGTGATTGGTACACTGAGCAGGGAGTGTTCTTCCAAAAAATCTCTTTCTGTACCTCGCTACAGGCTGTAATCGTAAAAGGGAAAACTATTAAAGGGAAAACTTTGTGAACTCAACTAGGCAGCTTTCCTGTTGTCCTTGTACTTTGGTTATGCAACAGACCGAGCCACTTTCCTTACAGCCTGCTCTGTTTGAGTTCTTTCTGGGCTAGATGCACTCTCTGGGCAGAACCACTACATTGAGCTGAATACTCATTCCAGGCATAAAGCGCTCAGTGAATTAGTAAGCAGGTATAGTTTTGTAGCTGTTGCACAGGCCCTACCTCTGTGGCATCCATATCTTTTTCATAATTACATAACTAATATAGAAATTATCACTTTTTTGCAGTAAAGCCATTTTGGTCTATGAGCATCCACATTTCTCTTCTGATTAATAGGATGGACAGCTTTTGTGGACCTTAAACTGACTGAGGCTTGATGGTGACCTTATAATTCTGTGGATGTTTTGGATAAAAGGCATGGGAGGCAGAGATTGGGCAAAATATTACACAAACAGCCTTCTAAGTCTTTGTCCTTTGGGGTGTCTAACTGACAAGTGTGACAGGAAATGTACCTGTAAGCTTTTGGAGGTTTCAGGATACTTTTCATTTCCTGTGTGTTGATGTTTGTATGAGGTGAATCATCTTCGTAGGTCAGGAGCAGAGTTACCACATAGTTCATAGAGGAGTTATTAGCCCAGTAATCACCATCAGAGGTTTCATAGCGTACAACGAACTCAATGCGAGAGCCATGTGTGGTATAAGGTGGCGCAAAAGACAGCTTGAAGGAGAacttgtcagtttctccatcgtGAGATCCCGGGACATACTCTGCTGGGTGATCGAAGTAAGTGGCCCAATTGTCCATTGTCGATCTGACGTAAACTGCTTTGTGGAAGGAAATGTTCAGCACTCGTATAACCCCTGTGAATGCGAGAGGTTCGTTCTCAGCTGGAGACATCTGCTCAACCTCCACTTTATTGGTGCGCACAGCCTGCAGCAGAGCATTACCGGTGGGTGCATGAAACTCTGGGTGCACATGATAGGCTGGCTCTCGCTCAGGCTTCCGATATTTTGCCTCCTCTTCGTCCCACTTTGCAATAGAGTCTTCATCGTCCGAATCAAAGGCAACAAATTCCTTCACATCCACCAGATCCCCACCTGTTGTATCGGCAAATGACACTCTCTTCCCGGCGGACAGCGCCAAGTGGATCCGCATATACTCAGCGGTCTCATCGAAAATTGACGCACCTCGCTTTCTGGGCACCGGGGAGCATCTTGGGATGAAGCGGACGTCTTCggtgtcatcatcatcatcgtcatcattcTGGTTATCTTCGGCGTCCATTGGTGACCTACTATCTGCGTCCTCGCCTGATCTGCCTGTTTTTATCGTTTTAAAAAGACCCTCTTGGCTTGGTATGgtcaaaaaagacattttttattattatttttgtagaCGTATACACTCAAAGGAGCCGAAGACTACATATGGCGTCTCTAAAGAGCTACCAAATACTCATGATTTGCGCAGCTGTGGTCAGTGATGATCCAGCGCTGTCGCTGCGTAACGCACAGTGCCTCTCCAGTCAACGTGTGGCGTTAAATGTCACCCATGGAAAGCTTGTCTTTAGTGCCAGCCCTTGTGACAGTGTATCCCCTGGTTTTACATGACTTTATGCACGGCAGTTTGGCTGCTGTCGTGGAAGCACCAGCCCCTAATTTTAGTACTGACCTACCGGGTTTCCATGCCCTAAATTTGTTGATAAGTTGGTATAATCCTGCGGCTCCCCCTTGTTCTGTTTGGTTCGGCCTGGCTATGCGCCTGCTGCTGGAAATAGCATATTAATGTCATAAATGCCAGCGTTGGAAAGACAGGCTGCATGCGTATTTATTGAAACCACTTTAGAGACAATCAGGTGGGAATTATTATTTCAAGATGGCCTCTCCAAATTCCCTCTCTCCAAGCCTGAATTCATGGAAGACTTAGTCTGTGATACATTATGTTCGTTAAAGTTTAGGCCATTTTAATTCCACCACACTGGGGAAAGTTTTACCATTGAGTATGAGCAGCTGTCAGTGTAATTTAATACCAGTCCAGTTGTAGCTACAGTGGTTGAGATGGTAAGAAAATCTAAAGTAACCCATTgtgataaaaatatgaaattatgCAAAGATTATTGATTGGACTTCATAATACGGCTCGTATTTTATTGTACAAGCCGTGAAATACGTGAGTAAGCAGCCTAAGTAAGTAAGATTTAAGAGCTTCTCAAGAACAAAATTCTCGAAGTGCTTTACAAGACAAAGATACAAGGGTATCTAGGAGGATGATATATTTACCTAGGAACACCTTGTAGTAGATGCAATTCaggtttttacagaaaaaaattacactGCAAATAATTTTAAGAAATGTATTATTTCCAGGtattttagcagaaaaacacaaattttcCAGCTTAAACTCTAAAATCACTGCACTTTTTGTGGCTTAACTTGGTCTTTTAATTTTGAATTATACCCTATATTGGCGTGCATATAGCAGAAACAACAAACACCAGCACGCAATACAGACTATGGCCTCTGTCATGATAATACCATATGGACCTGTGCCCTGTGATATTTGCCGGTGTTATATCTGCTAGTAGTAAAGGGAGAAAAGTCCTTatcacatttttatatataatacaaATGGAGAACTCAATAGTGGAGCATCCATGATGAACATTATGGCATGCTATATTTATAGTGTAAGATGGAAAACTTTGGGGGGTTTTCTGCTATAATACCTAGAAGTTGAGCATTACTTAATATTACTTTTAACTGCTTCTTCTCTCCTGTAAAAACTTGAATTGTTACCTCCTTATTTTAATGCATCTGCCAAGTATTGCTAGGTAATTGTAATTACATTGTAATTCAGATAAAATACATAGcgatctcatttaattctagtgtAATCACACCGTTAGTTGTGGGCTGCATTATGAAATGCTACAAGATAATCTTATaattccaaatatttttttcagggGGATTGCCCTGGCAGTAGCTGACTCTTGCTTGGATTTGATTATCTTGGATCAGATGACCTCTGGTTTGTGATTCTTCTGTATAACCTTCAGCAACTTGATGAGGGGGAGAAGCTATGCAACCTATATACAGTATAGGCTATGATGCATGGCTATATGTGTGAAATCTTCTCTGGGAATAGGCCTAAGCTGCATCCGTTCTGCATTACTCAGTTAACCACCACACAAGCCACTGTGGACACCGCAGATGATTTCATATGCAAACAAAGCCAAGTCCTTGCTTACATCTGGCGGGCTTTTTGTGGACTAATGtgcatattttcattttaacatAATCTGTTCAACGTGGTGTAAAGTGTCTCTTTTTACTGCTGTCGTGTAAACACTTAGATATGTTTCCCAGTATTGTCGCAATGATTTTCGCGACCCTGCGCTTGCTGCGCAGTAAACCCGCGGCGGCTCTGCTACAGATTACCGTGTAAACACACCCTTGTATGTGATTGGTCGAGACATTTTAGCGCGACGTaccacagccaatcacaggatTGTTTTTCTGTCACGTCGGTGCACAGATAGTAAGCTAACGgataatgcaaaaacaaactaTTATAAAGAAGGCGGATTGCGGCTTAACGGCGATATAGCGTGGCAGGGCTTGATTATCTGGACCGAGTGTTTCTTGTtagcattttatttgtgagcaTGCGGTACGGCCGTGACTGCGAGGACGCAAGAATTGGGTAAGCCGAGCTAACCAGCGTTAGCAGCAGCGTGCTAATTTTCAGCGTTCCGCAAGGCCGCAGAGAAATACGAGCACTGCTTCCTGTTGTTGCTTCATTGAGAATGTAGGCTGAGCTACGATCACAACGTCCAACACAAAGGTGTTATCTTAGAAACGAGCGCAGTCGTGCAGTTATTTGCActtcagtttattttatacGAGCTTGCAAGCTACCTAGcttgttagctagctagctagcatgaGTGAAGTGACGGACTGCAAACAGTCCGCTGACTCTGCATCGAGGAAACGGTGTCCATCACCCGATAAGGATGAAGGCAGCCTGGTTCCAAGCAAGTCCGCAAAACTTAGTGACCAGCCAGATGAAACGAGGGTTACTTCTGAAAGTTGCAAAGACAGTGAAGCCGAGAGTAAAGAAGCAGCCGGGAGCGAGGGCCAGTCGAAAGATGGCAAAGAGGAACAAGCCGCTGTGAAAGCAGATCAGGGTTCAGAGAGCACTGGTGGCACCAGTTCACAGCCTGTCAACAGCTCCAGCGCTGACAGCCaccacaccagcagcagcaccgACAAGCCGCAGTCCTCGGGTGAGCAGGATTCGGCTCGTGcaaaagacaaagcaaagaAAACGGCAGAAACAGAGCGGCGTCCCACAGCTCCTCTGGACAAATCCGACTCAGCTGCCATAGCAGCTGCTGAAGCGCTGGCCAGTCTCACAGGGGGGGACGGAGAAGACAGTCAAGAGACTCCTTGTTCATCTGAAAAGGCCAAGCAGGTGAAACAAGGGAGTAAATTTAAACAGCGCGGGGGACACCAGTCCTCAAAAGTTGGCTCCAAAACACAAGCAGCGGCAGCAGATAGTTCCACATCTGTGCATAGTACTGACAGAGAGGATACAGATGATGTGCCTGAAGCAGATGAGGGCGATGAATCGGTATCTGGCTCTTCCTCCACACCGAGCTCCTCTTTCCCATCAGACAATGAAGAAAACGATGATGGCGAATGTGCCATTGTGTCTGTAAAGATGGCTCCAGAGTTGAGGCAGTCGGTGGCTCTCCTGGCACAAGTACAGATGAGGCTGGAAGCTCTTGAGAAGAAAAGTGCCCGGCTTCACCAGAGGCTGGAGTTGAAGATTAGTCGTCAGCGGCGCCCGCATCTGGATCAGAGAAGTTCCATCACGAAAACGATCCCTGGGTTTTGGGTGACAGCTGTATCCTTAAAATATGAAAGTGTAACGCTTGACCGATTGCCATGCTGTGTTTGAGTATTTAAAGTGAATTTGTCATGTTGTTTTTTCGTAACTTCGATGTGCCAGCTGTTGAACCATCCTCATCTCTCAGCTCACATTGATGAGACCGATGAAGACGCTCTTAGTTACATGACTGATCTTGAGGTAGGACACTTTATTCTCACAATCTCAGCTGATGCATATTTGTAGAAtggaagaaaacacatttttctacCTTTTTCCTCAGATTGAGACTTTCAAGAATAACAAATTGGGCTACAGAATTCGCTTCCACTTCAGACGAAACCCTTACTTTCAGAACAACATCATCATGAAAGAGCTGCACCTCGGAATGGGAGGTAAAAATAAACATGCGATTATTAAATCAAGTGATATTAGGTATATATAAGCATAGTGTAGCCTCAAAATTATATCAGTGTTTTGGAGAATTATATGATTTTTGACAGTGTACAAAATAAATGCTGCAGCATTTATTAGTGTGATCAAAATGAAGGGCATTTTTCATCCTGCATAAGTCAAATGTAAGCACAAAAGTAGTTttggtattattattttttctccaAAAAGCATAAAATAACTGCCACACTTTAGTTTGACAGCTACTACTTAACCATATGCACAGTATTgtcacataataaaatataattaaaacacattttctgcCTGGGATGTTGTATATTGGGTCAACCTTTTTAACCGGCTGCGTAAAGCCCTCTTTTTACCACCGTGCAACTGCACGAGTAATTTCCATCCTCCATTTGATTTTCCTATCACATAGAAACTTATGACAGGAAAGGGTTACTCCCTAGTTGCATTATGTGCAACTAGGAAGTGCTCCTGCAGTGCTTACGTgaggcatttgtttactttagGCCACACATCACCAGTTCCTAGTATCTCCTCCTCATGTGCCTTAATAGCCCGTTTGTGCAGAACGGTGTGTTTTTGCATCAACTGGTGAAACAAGTTTCTCGTTTCCACCTTTAGCGGAATCAgttttcttgcatgttttggaAAGCACTGTGCTTCGTCGGAGCTTGATAAGGTAGCTCCCTTATTAGGTACAAAGTGGTTAATGGAGGCTAGCATGCAGTTCTTCCTCTCAGATGTGTCTGGGCTTGAGTCATAGTAGTGTGTGCTATGGAAAGTAAATGCATACCATTGCTGTGTCAATGATATATTGATATGGCATTTTAATATCATGTAAAAATTTACACTGGTATTATGAAAAATAAGACACAGTACATCCCTAGCATATAAGGATAATCTGAAAAAGTAAAGTTAtcaattttgcttttttttcccaattCAGTCATATTTTTTTAAGGGAAAATGACAACTAAATGGGAAATTTTTATTAACAGCTGCCTATAAAATATATGGGAATGAGAAATAAGTTGCAAGTAAACCAAATAACTTGACAAATTTGTCAGTGTCACATTGTGAAGCATTGTTATTATATTATCATTTATCCAGGTGAAAGTCTCATTGAGAtttaaatctcatttccaagagcgACCTGGCCAAAAGGGCAGCAGAAGTTacaacaaatgtgttttttgttgtttgtttgttttaccacAATCTTACCAGTGACTATGTACATtcaggttttatgtttttaaattcaAAGTTAATTTAAATCAGTGGTTTTCAAACTATAGGATACAGGTTCGCTGCAGGTGAGCCAGGTGGAATAAACTAAATGAAACTAAGGTCAAAgtttgttaatgtttttctcCATAACTTTGGGATAAGTAAAGTATTGTGTTTCTTATCTTTATGGTTTGCTGATGTTATTGcacctttaaataataaaatttagtttgggtttctttttattgtttgattCAAAAAAATATGGAATGCAAGAGTGAACTTCAGCTTCTGGGGCATTCAAGAAAAAGTGAGGACCACTGATTTAGGGGACTCATGTAAGTAAAAGCCCAGTTACAATACGGCTGGTGAGTGGCGAGACTTGCTTTTAGAAGGGCACCCACCGTATTCAGACAGCGCAGTTGCATTTTGAAACGGAGGATTGGCTGAGATTACTTTAGCTGTTTCACTCTTTGTCGTTATATACATGCGCATGAATAGAAAGAATCATTTGTGATGTCAAGCAGGAAGCTTATATTCTCAGTATCATGTTCTAATCCTGGCTGCTCATGTTTTCAGGATCTCCCATGTCGTTCTCCAACCCCATTCTATGGCATCGTGGACACAACCTGACAGCCCACAGTGAACCCAGGAAGTCTTCACGTGGTGTTTATGAGACGTTTTTCAGCTGGTTCAGTGACCACAGCAACCCAGGACAAGATGATGTAGCACAGGTACACAAGACTACACCCGCATATTGGATTGTAGCAAAAATAAATCGATAagtataattttatttatttgtttataagGAGAACACATTGATCAACATTTCTGTGAGTATGGCAGCGTTAGTCAGCTGGCTAATTTTCAAGTGCAGTCCTTTGGCaagatgttttaaaaattattcaAATAATAGA contains:
- the si:ch211-167b20.8 gene encoding protein phosphatase 1 regulatory subunit 3A isoform X3, which produces MSFLTIPSQEGLFKTIKTGRSGEDADSRSPMDAEDNQNDDDDDDDTEDVRFIPRCSPVPRKRGASIFDETAEYMRIHLALSAGKRVSFADTTGGDLVDVKEFVAFDSDDEDSIAKWDEEEAKYRKPEREPAYHVHPEFHAPTGNALLQAVRTNKVEVEQMSPAENEPLAFTGVIRVLNISFHKAVYVRSTMDNWATYFDHPAEYVPGSHDGETDKFSFKLSFAPPYTTHGSRIEFVVRYETSDGDYWANNSSMNYVVTLLLTYEDDSPHTNINTQEMKSILKPPKAYSMNNESEDELEKEEEEAGTSEARPGLLRPTPVCPVIVKPEIDVELIEASATT
- the si:ch211-167b20.8 gene encoding uncharacterized protein si:ch211-167b20.8 isoform X2; this translates as MSFLTIPSQEGLFKTIKTGRSGEDADSRSPMDAEDNQNDDDDDDDTEDVRFIPRCSPVPRKRGASIFDETAEYMRIHLALSAGKRVSFADTTGGDLVDVKEFVAFDSDDEDSIAKWDEEEAKYRKPEREPAYHVHPEFHAPTGNALLQAVRTNKVEVEQMSPAENEPLAFTGVIRVLNISFHKAVYVRSTMDNWATYFDHPAEYVPGSHDGETDKFSFKLSFAPPYTTHGSRIEFVVRYETSDGDYWANNSSMNYVVTLLLTYEDDSPHTNINTQEMKSILKPPKAYSMNNESEDELEKEEEEAGTSEARPGLLRPTPVCPVIVKPEIDVEIAAHPSGPFVPPNQELPSDDGTLSAHTVFPGEQFPSMSSETTHQTNSSFVLCASEPVQPNKSQPLPRLHCELGNQTSEQRVDSSPPTPPPASHPFLQQDSKPRSDISQTGREEIPLEASCMCLPATETTTGEDGAGEKPASHPCLELPAERACTPSVTQGFERDVAVGMSEPVEGLSESSSRSAVNHEASTPALLSPVAETQTSLKAEGEALPSPELPENTSVSTGVTEVSESVAQSVSALEEKEEAAHISPDTSLENEPSTASGFSEPQSEHNRNRNLLPSVIFLSGVVSLSIMLQEPTVLFLIGLIFVLCRL
- the si:ch211-167b20.8 gene encoding protein phosphatase 1 regulatory subunit 3F isoform X1, producing the protein MSFLTIPSQEGLFKTIKTGRSGEDADSRSPMDAEDNQNDDDDDDDTEDVRFIPRCSPVPRKRGASIFDETAEYMRIHLALSAGKRVSFADTTGGDLVDVKEFVAFDSDDEDSIAKWDEEEAKYRKPEREPAYHVHPEFHAPTGNALLQAVRTNKVEVEQMSPAENEPLAFTGVIRVLNISFHKAVYVRSTMDNWATYFDHPAEYVPGSHDGETDKFSFKLSFAPPYTTHGSRIEFVVRYETSDGDYWANNSSMNYVVTLLLTYEDDSPHTNINTQEMKSILKPPKAYSMNNESEDELEKEEEEAGTSEARPGLLRPTPVCPVIVKPEIDVEQIAAHPSGPFVPPNQELPSDDGTLSAHTVFPGEQFPSMSSETTHQTNSSFVLCASEPVQPNKSQPLPRLHCELGNQTSEQRVDSSPPTPPPASHPFLQQDSKPRSDISQTGREEIPLEASCMCLPATETTTGEDGAGEKPASHPCLELPAERACTPSVTQGFERDVAVGMSEPVEGLSESSSRSAVNHEASTPALLSPVAETQTSLKAEGEALPSPELPENTSVSTGVTEVSESVAQSVSALEEKEEAAHISPDTSLENEPSTASGFSEPQSEHNRNRNLLPSVIFLSGVVSLSIMLQEPTVLFLIGLIFVLCRL